Proteins encoded in a region of the Gemmatimonadaceae bacterium genome:
- a CDS encoding GrpB family protein, whose protein sequence is MTTRSSSTEIVLAEADPGWSEAFTVETERIRPAFGALLIALHHIGSTAVPGLRAKPVIDMLAVVSNVHALDAQAARFQALGYEVMGEFGLPGRRYFRRDDPHGVRTHQVHAYAQQSSSEIERHLNFRDYIREHPETARAYANLKQRLAADCHGDVRCYSDGKAAFIREIEQRAALWKATSSR, encoded by the coding sequence ATGACGACGAGATCGTCGAGCACCGAGATCGTACTCGCCGAAGCCGACCCAGGATGGTCGGAAGCGTTTACGGTGGAAACCGAACGAATCCGGCCCGCCTTCGGCGCGCTTCTCATTGCGCTCCACCATATCGGCAGCACAGCCGTTCCGGGCCTTCGTGCCAAGCCGGTCATCGACATGCTCGCGGTGGTCTCGAATGTCCACGCGCTCGACGCTCAGGCTGCCCGGTTCCAGGCGCTCGGCTATGAGGTCATGGGCGAGTTCGGCCTACCCGGTCGTCGATATTTTCGCAGAGATGATCCCCACGGCGTTCGTACTCACCAAGTGCACGCCTACGCACAACAATCGTCAAGCGAAATCGAGCGCCATCTCAATTTTCGGGACTATATCCGCGAGCACCCGGAGACCGCCCGCGCGTACGCCAACTTGAAACAGCGGCTCGCCGCCGACTGCCATGGCGACGTGCGGTGTTACAGCGATGGGAAGGCAGCCTTCATCCGCGAGATAGAGCAACGCGCAGCGCTGTGGAAGGCTACTTCTAGCCGTTAG